One stretch of Burkholderia oklahomensis C6786 DNA includes these proteins:
- a CDS encoding GMC family oxidoreductase, whose protein sequence is MADTQQADVVVVGSGVAGAIVAHQLATAGKSVILLEAGPRMPRWEIVERFRNQPDKMDFMAPYPSSPWAPHPEYGPPNDYLVLKGEHKFNSQYIRAVGGTTWHWAASAWRFIPNDFKMKTVYGVGRDWPIQYDDLEHYYQRAEEELGVWGPGAEEDLLSPRKQPYPMPPLPLSYNEQTIKTALNNHDPKYHVVTEPVARNSRPYDGRPTCCGNNNCMPICPIGAMYNGIVHVEKAEQAGAKLIENAVVHKLEVGPQKKIVAALYKDPKGVEHRVEGKYFVLAANGIETPKLMLMSTSHDFPNGVGNRSDMVGRNLMDHPGTGVSFYASEKLWPGRGPQEMTSLIGFRDGAFRATEAAKKIHLSNLSRIDQETQKIFKAGKLMKPAELDAQIRDRSARYVQFDCFHEILPQPENRIVPSKTATDAIGIPRPEITYAIDDYVKRGAVHTREVYATAAKVLGGTDVAFNDEFAPNNHITGATIMGADPRDSVVDKDCRTFDHPNLFVSSSATMPTVGTVNVTLTIAALALRISDQLKKEI, encoded by the coding sequence ATGGCCGATACACAACAAGCGGACGTCGTTGTCGTGGGCTCGGGCGTCGCGGGCGCGATCGTCGCGCATCAGCTCGCGACGGCGGGCAAGTCGGTGATCCTGCTGGAAGCCGGCCCGCGGATGCCGCGCTGGGAGATCGTCGAGCGCTTCCGCAACCAGCCGGACAAGATGGACTTCATGGCGCCGTATCCGTCGAGCCCGTGGGCGCCGCATCCGGAGTACGGCCCGCCGAACGACTACCTGGTCCTGAAGGGCGAGCACAAGTTCAACTCGCAGTACATTCGCGCGGTGGGCGGCACGACGTGGCACTGGGCCGCGTCCGCGTGGCGCTTCATCCCGAACGATTTCAAGATGAAGACCGTCTACGGCGTCGGCCGCGACTGGCCGATCCAGTACGACGATCTCGAGCATTACTACCAGCGCGCGGAGGAAGAACTGGGCGTCTGGGGGCCGGGCGCCGAAGAGGATCTGCTGTCGCCGCGCAAGCAGCCGTATCCGATGCCGCCGCTGCCGCTGTCTTACAACGAGCAGACGATCAAGACCGCGCTCAACAACCACGACCCGAAGTACCACGTGGTGACCGAGCCCGTCGCGCGCAACAGCCGTCCGTACGACGGCCGTCCGACCTGCTGCGGGAACAACAACTGCATGCCGATCTGCCCGATCGGCGCGATGTACAACGGCATCGTCCACGTCGAGAAGGCCGAGCAGGCGGGCGCGAAGCTGATCGAGAACGCGGTCGTCCACAAGCTCGAAGTCGGCCCGCAGAAGAAGATCGTCGCGGCGCTCTACAAGGACCCGAAGGGCGTCGAGCATCGTGTCGAGGGCAAGTATTTCGTGCTCGCCGCGAACGGCATCGAGACGCCGAAGCTGATGCTGATGTCGACGAGCCACGATTTCCCGAACGGCGTCGGCAACCGCTCCGACATGGTCGGCCGCAACCTGATGGACCACCCGGGCACGGGCGTGTCGTTCTACGCGAGCGAGAAGCTGTGGCCGGGCCGCGGCCCGCAGGAGATGACGTCGCTGATCGGCTTTCGCGACGGCGCGTTCCGCGCGACCGAAGCGGCGAAGAAGATCCACCTGTCGAACCTGTCGCGCATCGACCAGGAGACGCAGAAGATCTTCAAGGCGGGCAAGCTCATGAAGCCCGCCGAGCTCGATGCGCAGATCCGCGACCGCTCCGCGCGCTACGTGCAGTTCGACTGCTTCCACGAGATCCTGCCGCAGCCGGAGAACCGCATCGTGCCGAGCAAGACGGCGACCGACGCGATCGGCATCCCGCGCCCGGAGATCACCTACGCGATCGACGACTACGTCAAGCGGGGCGCGGTGCATACGCGCGAGGTCTATGCGACCGCCGCGAAGGTGCTCGGCGGCACCGATGTCGCGTTCAACGACGAGTTCGCGCCGAACAACCACATCACCGGCGCGACGATCATGGGCGCCGATCCGCGCGATTCGGTCGTCGACAAGGACTGCCGCACGTTCGACCATCCGAACCTGTTCGTCTCGAGCAGCGCGACGATGCCGACGGTCGGCACGGTGAACGTGACGCTGACGATCGCGGCGCTCGCGCTGCGGATCTCGGACCAGTTGAAGAAGGAAATCTGA
- a CDS encoding S8 family peptidase has translation MSLLVPLAGCGGGGGGDGGSTPSAAAQPTPAPAPTPAPTSGSSQSATSSTSTTACPVTQTASAAASASLFSSTVQQDAPVDHLIVKLQNASATTASGARIMAATDDAARLDAVIQRVMSQWSVKSGAVRSYAQSIAQTSAVQVERTMSGGAALLALGLKMNADAASALAQTFAADPDVAYAEPDRRVFARTMATDPNYAQQWNYFDPTAGIDLPNAWNVTTGLPTVVTAVLDTGYRPHPDIIANLLPGYDFISDINTGNNGHGRGPDATDPGDWVTQQELTDPSSPFYNCASGPSNSSWHGTQVAGIIGAAANNGIGIAGVNWYGKMLPVRVLGKCGGTTSDIADAMRWAAGLPVTGVPTNLTPAKVINLSLGGNGPCGDTFQQAINDVIAQGATVVVAAGNDGQATTQDRPANCKGVIAVGATDSTGQRAWYSNFGSDITLSAPGSNILSTTNAGTTVPTFDAYGTHSGTSLAAPQVAGVASLMLAANPNLTPAQIAQKLASTARPSPSTTSCLARAPGAGIVDAGAVVASATK, from the coding sequence ATGTCCCTCCTCGTTCCGCTCGCCGGTTGCGGCGGAGGCGGCGGCGGGGACGGAGGCAGCACCCCATCGGCAGCCGCACAGCCGACTCCGGCACCTGCTCCGACGCCGGCCCCGACATCGGGCTCGTCGCAATCCGCGACTTCTTCGACTTCGACGACGGCCTGCCCCGTCACGCAAACCGCATCGGCCGCCGCAAGCGCTTCCCTGTTTTCCAGCACCGTTCAACAGGACGCGCCCGTCGACCATCTGATCGTCAAGCTGCAAAACGCATCGGCGACGACGGCGTCGGGTGCGCGGATCATGGCCGCGACGGACGACGCGGCGCGTCTCGACGCAGTGATCCAGCGCGTGATGTCGCAATGGAGCGTGAAGAGCGGCGCCGTGCGCTCGTATGCGCAAAGCATCGCGCAGACGAGTGCCGTGCAGGTCGAGCGGACGATGTCGGGCGGCGCGGCGCTGCTCGCGCTCGGACTAAAGATGAACGCGGATGCCGCCAGCGCGCTCGCGCAAACGTTCGCGGCCGATCCGGACGTCGCGTACGCGGAGCCCGACCGGCGCGTCTTCGCCCGCACCATGGCGACCGATCCGAACTACGCGCAGCAGTGGAACTACTTCGATCCGACGGCCGGCATCGATCTGCCGAACGCATGGAACGTGACGACCGGCTTGCCGACCGTCGTCACCGCGGTGCTCGACACCGGCTATCGCCCACATCCGGACATCATCGCGAACCTGCTGCCCGGCTACGACTTCATTTCCGACATCAACACCGGCAACAACGGGCACGGTCGCGGCCCGGACGCGACCGATCCGGGCGACTGGGTCACGCAGCAGGAGCTGACCGATCCGTCGAGCCCGTTCTACAACTGCGCGAGCGGGCCGTCGAACAGCAGCTGGCACGGCACGCAGGTCGCCGGCATCATCGGCGCCGCCGCGAACAACGGCATCGGCATCGCGGGCGTCAATTGGTACGGCAAGATGCTGCCCGTGCGCGTGCTCGGCAAATGCGGCGGCACGACGAGCGACATCGCCGACGCGATGCGCTGGGCGGCGGGCCTCCCCGTCACCGGCGTGCCGACGAATCTGACGCCCGCGAAAGTCATCAACCTGAGCCTGGGCGGCAACGGCCCGTGCGGCGACACGTTTCAGCAGGCAATCAACGACGTCATCGCACAAGGCGCGACCGTCGTCGTCGCGGCCGGCAACGACGGCCAGGCGACGACCCAGGATCGCCCCGCGAACTGCAAGGGCGTGATCGCGGTCGGCGCGACCGACAGCACGGGCCAGCGCGCGTGGTACAGCAACTTCGGCTCAGACATCACGCTGAGCGCGCCGGGCTCGAACATCCTGTCGACGACCAACGCGGGCACGACGGTGCCGACGTTCGACGCGTACGGCACGCACAGCGGCACGAGCCTCGCCGCGCCGCAAGTGGCGGGCGTCGCGTCGCTGATGCTCGCGGCGAATCCGAACCTGACGCCCGCACAGATCGCGCAGAAGCTCGCAAGCACCGCGCGGCCGTCGCCGTCGACGACGTCCTGTCTCGCACGCGCGCCGGGCGCGGGGATCGTCGACGCTGGCGCAGTGGTTGCGTCCGCAACGAAATAG
- a CDS encoding transporter, with translation MKRMLPLAAAGALFAPTGAQADHPFTSDDTNTQGDGSWQYELNVERTSKQPDIGRQQLWNTTLTRGFGERVDLYVQAPYTHVQTRSDEQGSGFGDVEIGAKWRVLERGPFSIAVKPRFTMPTGNDARGLGNGRVNAGAMLLAQYDIARVQLLANAGLMYQANRQDGLTSIWQASGAVIYRATDKLRLGIDVGIARNSERGAGANPAYVIAGAIYTPRDWLDLDIGYRRGLNDQIYDHSLMAGITARW, from the coding sequence ATGAAAAGAATGCTTCCGCTCGCGGCCGCGGGCGCCCTTTTCGCGCCCACCGGCGCGCAAGCCGACCACCCGTTCACGTCCGACGACACCAACACGCAAGGCGACGGTAGCTGGCAGTACGAACTGAACGTCGAGCGCACGTCGAAGCAGCCCGACATCGGCCGCCAGCAGCTCTGGAACACGACGCTCACGCGCGGCTTCGGCGAGCGCGTCGATCTGTACGTGCAGGCGCCGTACACGCACGTGCAGACACGCTCCGACGAACAGGGCTCGGGCTTCGGCGACGTCGAAATCGGCGCGAAATGGCGCGTGCTCGAACGCGGACCGTTCAGCATCGCGGTGAAGCCGCGCTTCACGATGCCGACCGGCAACGACGCGCGCGGCCTCGGCAACGGCCGCGTGAACGCAGGCGCGATGCTGCTCGCGCAGTACGACATCGCACGCGTGCAACTGCTCGCCAATGCGGGCCTGATGTACCAGGCGAACCGCCAGGACGGCCTCACGTCGATCTGGCAGGCATCCGGCGCGGTGATCTACCGCGCGACGGACAAGCTGCGGCTCGGCATCGACGTCGGGATCGCGCGCAATTCCGAGCGCGGCGCCGGCGCGAATCCGGCGTACGTGATCGCGGGCGCGATCTACACGCCGCGCGACTGGCTCGATCTCGACATCGGCTATCGGCGCGGGCTCAACGATCAGATCTACGATCATTCGTTGATGGCGGGGATCACGGCGCGGTGGTGA
- a CDS encoding sugar dehydrogenase complex small subunit, protein MNNDTNPHARRSGDAAEPMGGGLTRRQWLQRSLALTALGLAGSLTLRALADAPSAAPLDAFMTLSEALTGKTGLNRAVGERLLRALQKGSFELGDGLPKLAGALAANTLTPDQEALALRILEAWYLGIVDNVVITYEEALMFGVVSDTLVIRSYCPNKPGFWADKPTERQA, encoded by the coding sequence ATGAATAACGACACCAATCCCCACGCGCGTCGCTCGGGCGACGCGGCCGAGCCCATGGGTGGGGGGCTCACCCGACGCCAATGGCTGCAGCGCTCGCTCGCGCTGACCGCATTGGGCCTCGCCGGCTCGCTCACGCTGCGCGCGCTCGCCGATGCGCCGAGCGCCGCGCCGCTCGATGCGTTCATGACGCTGTCCGAAGCGTTGACCGGCAAGACCGGCCTGAACCGCGCGGTCGGCGAACGGCTGCTGCGCGCGCTGCAAAAAGGCTCGTTCGAGCTCGGCGACGGGCTGCCGAAGCTCGCGGGCGCGCTCGCCGCGAACACGCTCACGCCCGATCAGGAAGCCCTCGCGCTGCGCATTCTCGAAGCGTGGTATCTCGGCATCGTCGACAACGTCGTGATCACCTATGAAGAAGCGCTGATGTTCGGCGTCGTGTCGGACACGCTCGTGATCCGCTCGTACTGCCCCAACAAACCCGGCTTCTGGGCCGACAAACCGACCGAGAGGCAAGCCTGA
- a CDS encoding histidine kinase: MPFCESQTKSKRNPFKKSTAGRALRQPAGRMTPPYSGDAPKTHSLTRLIRPFSVYPAYLKIPLKSGRALHQKCSCICAASDYIFGKTIKNC; encoded by the coding sequence ATGCCTTTCTGCGAAAGTCAAACGAAAAGCAAGCGTAATCCGTTCAAAAAATCTACGGCGGGCCGTGCGTTGCGGCAACCTGCCGGCCGCATGACGCCGCCGTATTCCGGCGATGCACCGAAAACGCATTCGCTCACCCGTTTGATACGGCCGTTCTCCGTTTACCCCGCCTATCTCAAAATTCCACTCAAATCAGGCCGCGCATTACATCAAAAGTGCTCATGTATTTGTGCGGCAAGCGACTATATTTTCGGAAAGACCATCAAGAATTGTTAA
- a CDS encoding PLP-dependent aminotransferase family protein, with translation MKRYEQLADDIEAMIRRGVYRPGERIPSVRQASRQHRLSVTTVVRAYLVLESRGAIESRPQSGYFVRARHDAPEPELHASTPVAVSSAVDVSRLVLSTLRSIARDDAVPLGSPYPDATPFPAQRIARHAQAIARRRTRWGVIDDLPPGNPELIRQIARRYLEGGVAVDPDEIVVTIGATEAINLCLQAVAKPGDTIAVESPTFYAMLHAIERLGMRAIEVATHPGEGIDIDALARILASERITACMAMPNFQNPLGFLMPDERKRALVELLARHDVPVIENDVYHELYYGAARPSTLKAFDSRGLVLRCASFSKSLSPAYRIGWAMPGRYRDQVEKLKFLNTLATPAIDQLAIAEYLKHDGYDHHLRRIRKLYAQQASMMAAMVRRFFPDGTRLSQPRGGYVLWVELPGGVDAMELYRLALAQRITLGPGHMFSTTDAYRRFIRLNYSYPWSPQIEEAVKTLGRLAAVCAKG, from the coding sequence GTGAAGCGTTACGAACAGCTCGCGGACGACATCGAGGCGATGATCCGGCGCGGCGTCTACCGGCCGGGCGAGCGGATTCCGTCGGTGCGGCAGGCGAGCCGCCAGCACCGGCTCAGCGTCACGACCGTCGTGCGCGCGTACCTGGTGCTCGAGAGCCGCGGCGCGATCGAGAGCCGGCCGCAGTCCGGCTATTTCGTGCGCGCGCGGCACGACGCGCCGGAGCCCGAGCTGCATGCGTCGACGCCCGTCGCGGTGTCGTCGGCCGTCGACGTGAGCCGGCTCGTGCTGTCGACGCTGCGCTCGATCGCGCGCGACGACGCGGTGCCGCTCGGCTCGCCGTATCCGGACGCGACGCCGTTCCCCGCGCAGCGGATCGCGCGGCACGCGCAGGCGATCGCGCGGCGGCGCACGCGCTGGGGCGTGATCGACGACCTGCCGCCCGGCAATCCGGAGCTGATCCGGCAGATCGCGCGCCGCTACCTGGAGGGCGGCGTCGCGGTCGATCCGGACGAGATCGTCGTGACGATCGGCGCGACCGAGGCGATCAATCTGTGCCTGCAGGCGGTCGCGAAGCCGGGCGATACGATCGCGGTCGAATCGCCGACGTTCTATGCGATGCTGCACGCGATCGAGCGGCTCGGGATGCGCGCGATCGAGGTCGCGACGCATCCGGGCGAGGGAATCGACATCGACGCGCTCGCGCGGATCCTCGCGAGCGAGCGCATTACCGCGTGCATGGCGATGCCGAACTTCCAGAACCCGCTCGGCTTCCTGATGCCGGACGAGCGCAAGCGCGCGCTCGTCGAGCTGCTCGCGCGGCATGACGTGCCGGTGATCGAGAACGACGTCTATCACGAGCTGTACTACGGCGCCGCGCGGCCGAGCACGCTGAAGGCGTTCGATTCGCGTGGGCTCGTGCTGCGTTGCGCGTCGTTCTCGAAGAGCCTGTCGCCCGCGTACCGGATCGGCTGGGCGATGCCGGGGCGCTACCGCGATCAGGTCGAAAAGCTCAAGTTTCTGAACACGCTCGCGACGCCCGCGATCGACCAGCTCGCGATCGCCGAGTATCTGAAGCACGACGGCTACGACCACCATCTGCGGCGGATTCGCAAGCTCTATGCGCAGCAGGCGAGCATGATGGCGGCGATGGTGCGGCGCTTCTTTCCGGACGGCACGCGGCTGTCGCAGCCGCGCGGCGGCTACGTGCTGTGGGTCGAGCTGCCGGGCGGCGTCGACGCGATGGAGCTGTACCGGCTCGCGCTCGCGCAGCGGATCACGCTCGGGCCGGGGCACATGTTCTCGACGACGGACGCATATCGGCGCTTCATCCGGCTCAATTACAGCTACCCGTGGTCGCCGCAGATCGAGGAGGCGGTGAAGACGCTCGGCCGGTTGGCGGCGGTGTGCGCAAAGGGATGA
- the mgtA gene encoding magnesium-translocating P-type ATPase: MTQRTPSKNKQRGFLHYGARGDGDDRHPMRIEYESAQPLADTLNNLRTSERGLTTSDAEDRLLRDGPNEIAHDKPPHWSRQLLTSFNNPFVYVLLVLASISFLTDVYFAAPDDRDYVKITILLAMITISVLLRFVQEFRSLRAAEKLKAMVRTTSTVQRRNDDASAPVKHDVPMRDVVVGDIVHLSAGDMIPADVRLISSRDLFISQAVLTGEALPVEKYDTLGAVAQKSAEPANGNGNSNGGGDAGRDGSLLDLANACFMGTNVVSGTATAVVVATGADTYFGALAKNVVSHKRVETSFDRGVSSVSWLLIRFMLVMVPVVFMINGFMKGDWLSALTFALAVAVGLTPEMLPMIVSANLARGAVAMARRKVVVKRLNSVQNFGAMDVLCTDKTGTLTQDKIILEHHLDVSGRKNEDVLRLGWLNSFHQSGQKNLIDIAIVNRANQFGERIKPQGYRKIDELPFDFVRRRLSVVVEDPRGVHLLVCKGAVEEMLAVSTHVQDDEGVRPLDFVERKRLLTQANAYNEDGFRVLIVATRSIPRGDERGQYRTADERDLVVRGFLTFLDPPKESAAPALAALRENGVAVKVLTGDNPTVTLNVCRQVGLEPGKPLLGTEIEALDDAALEKAVERTTVFAKLTPLQKARIVKALQANGHTVGFLGDGINDAPALRDADVGISVDSGADIAKETADIILLEKSLMVLEEGVIKGRETFGNILKYLNMTASSNFGNVFSVLVASAFLPWEPMLAVQMLVLNLVYDTSQMLLPWDKMDPEFLKKPRKWEAKNIGRFMLWVGPTSSVFDITTYVLMWTVFGAGALYHAQGGAGGQLVMNSGWFVESLVSQTIVVHLLRTRKIPFLQSTASLPVLMSTTIAIAIGCWLPFSPFSEALGFIRLPGSYWLWLIATMAGYIMLAQIVKTLYVRRYKQWF; the protein is encoded by the coding sequence ATGACACAACGCACTCCTTCAAAGAACAAGCAACGCGGGTTCCTCCATTACGGCGCACGGGGCGACGGCGACGATCGCCATCCGATGCGCATCGAATACGAATCCGCGCAACCGCTCGCCGACACCCTCAACAATCTCCGCACGAGCGAGCGCGGCCTCACGACATCCGACGCCGAGGATCGCCTGCTGCGCGACGGCCCGAACGAAATCGCGCACGACAAGCCGCCGCACTGGAGCCGGCAGCTGCTGACGTCGTTCAACAACCCGTTCGTCTACGTGCTGCTCGTGCTCGCCTCGATCAGCTTCCTCACCGACGTCTACTTCGCCGCGCCGGACGATCGCGACTACGTCAAGATCACGATCCTGCTCGCGATGATCACGATCAGCGTGCTGCTGCGCTTCGTGCAGGAATTCCGCTCGCTGCGCGCCGCCGAGAAGCTGAAGGCGATGGTGCGCACGACGTCGACCGTGCAGCGCCGCAACGACGACGCGAGCGCGCCGGTCAAGCACGACGTGCCGATGCGCGACGTCGTCGTCGGCGACATCGTGCATCTGTCCGCGGGCGACATGATCCCCGCGGACGTGCGGCTGATTTCGTCGCGCGATCTCTTCATCAGCCAGGCGGTGCTGACGGGCGAAGCGCTGCCCGTCGAGAAGTACGACACGCTCGGCGCCGTCGCGCAGAAGTCCGCCGAGCCGGCGAACGGCAACGGCAATAGCAATGGCGGCGGCGACGCCGGCCGCGACGGTTCGCTGCTCGATCTCGCGAATGCGTGCTTCATGGGCACCAACGTCGTGAGCGGCACGGCGACCGCGGTCGTCGTCGCGACGGGCGCCGACACGTATTTCGGCGCGCTCGCGAAGAACGTCGTCAGCCACAAGCGGGTCGAGACGAGCTTCGATCGCGGCGTGTCGAGCGTCAGCTGGCTGCTGATCCGCTTCATGCTCGTGATGGTGCCGGTCGTCTTCATGATCAACGGCTTCATGAAAGGCGACTGGCTGAGCGCGCTGACGTTCGCACTCGCCGTCGCGGTCGGCCTGACGCCCGAGATGCTGCCGATGATCGTCAGCGCGAACCTCGCGCGCGGCGCGGTCGCGATGGCGCGGCGCAAGGTCGTCGTCAAGCGGCTGAACTCGGTCCAGAACTTCGGCGCGATGGACGTGCTCTGCACCGACAAGACGGGCACGCTCACGCAGGACAAGATCATCCTCGAGCATCACCTCGACGTGTCCGGCCGCAAGAACGAGGACGTGCTGCGCCTCGGCTGGCTGAACAGCTTTCACCAGAGCGGCCAGAAGAATCTGATCGACATCGCGATCGTCAATCGTGCGAATCAGTTCGGCGAGCGGATCAAGCCGCAGGGCTATCGCAAGATCGACGAGCTGCCGTTCGATTTCGTGCGGCGGCGCCTGTCCGTCGTCGTCGAGGATCCGCGCGGCGTGCATCTGCTCGTCTGCAAGGGGGCGGTCGAGGAGATGCTCGCGGTATCGACGCACGTTCAGGACGACGAAGGCGTGCGCCCGCTCGATTTCGTCGAGCGCAAGCGGCTTCTCACGCAGGCGAATGCCTACAACGAAGACGGCTTTCGCGTGCTGATCGTCGCGACGCGTTCGATCCCGCGCGGCGACGAACGCGGGCAATACCGGACGGCCGACGAGCGCGACCTCGTCGTGCGCGGCTTCCTGACTTTCCTCGATCCGCCGAAGGAATCCGCCGCGCCGGCGCTCGCCGCGCTGCGCGAGAACGGCGTCGCGGTCAAGGTGCTGACGGGCGACAACCCGACCGTCACGCTGAACGTGTGCCGGCAAGTCGGCCTCGAGCCCGGCAAGCCGCTCCTCGGGACCGAAATCGAAGCGCTCGACGATGCGGCGCTCGAAAAGGCGGTCGAGCGCACGACCGTATTCGCGAAGCTCACGCCGCTGCAGAAGGCGCGGATCGTGAAGGCGCTGCAGGCGAACGGCCATACGGTCGGCTTCCTCGGCGACGGGATCAACGATGCGCCCGCGCTACGCGATGCCGACGTCGGCATCTCGGTCGACAGCGGCGCGGACATCGCGAAGGAGACGGCCGACATCATCCTGCTCGAGAAAAGCCTGATGGTGCTCGAAGAAGGCGTGATCAAGGGCCGCGAGACGTTCGGCAACATCCTCAAGTACCTGAACATGACCGCGAGCTCGAACTTCGGCAACGTGTTCTCGGTGCTCGTCGCGAGCGCGTTCCTGCCGTGGGAGCCGATGCTCGCCGTGCAGATGCTCGTGCTGAACCTCGTCTACGACACGTCGCAGATGCTGCTGCCGTGGGACAAGATGGATCCCGAGTTCCTGAAGAAGCCGCGCAAGTGGGAAGCGAAGAACATCGGCCGCTTCATGCTGTGGGTCGGGCCGACGTCGTCGGTGTTCGACATCACGACATATGTGCTGATGTGGACCGTGTTCGGCGCGGGCGCGCTGTACCACGCGCAAGGCGGCGCAGGCGGCCAGCTCGTGATGAACTCCGGCTGGTTCGTCGAGAGCCTCGTGTCGCAGACGATCGTCGTCCATCTGCTGCGCACGCGGAAGATCCCGTTCCTGCAGAGCACCGCGTCGCTGCCCGTGTTGATGTCGACGACGATCGCGATCGCGATCGGCTGCTGGCTGCCGTTCTCGCCGTTCTCCGAAGCGCTCGGCTTCATCCGTCTGCCCGGCAGCTACTGGCTGTGGCTCATCGCGACGATGGCGGGCTACATCATGCTCGCGCAGATCGTGAAGACGCTCTACGTCCGTCGCTACAAACAGTGGTTCTGA